The following are encoded in a window of Halosolutus halophilus genomic DNA:
- a CDS encoding sulfurtransferase TusA family protein → MSTEHRVTETLDVKGLNCPMPVVKAKQAVDGLESGDVLEIVATDPGSVSDIEGWANATGSVKLLEQDETDEDGETVYRHYVRRTDA, encoded by the coding sequence ATGAGTACGGAACACAGAGTCACCGAAACGCTCGACGTGAAAGGACTGAACTGTCCGATGCCAGTCGTCAAGGCGAAGCAGGCGGTAGACGGCCTCGAATCGGGAGACGTCCTCGAGATCGTCGCGACGGACCCCGGGAGCGTATCCGACATCGAGGGATGGGCGAACGCGACGGGCAGCGTAAAACTCCTCGAACAGGACGAGACCGACGAGGACGGCGAGACCGTCTACCGACACTACGTCCGGAGGACAGACGCATGA
- a CDS encoding DsrE/DsrF/DrsH-like family protein, whose protein sequence is MSTDSPTEDATADPSVAKLQEQIDELREDLAAVKNDDEQKRMTIIATKGSLDMAYPPLILASTAAAFGWDVVVFHTFWGLDILHEEKSQNLKLSAVGNPNMPMPNALAALPGMDSMATKMMQKKIDENGTATIEELIDLSLDSGVDLQACQMTIELMDYDEDDFYDGVTTGVGAATALQHMAEADIQLLV, encoded by the coding sequence ATGAGCACGGATTCGCCGACGGAGGACGCGACGGCGGACCCGAGCGTGGCGAAGCTGCAGGAGCAGATCGACGAACTCCGGGAGGATCTCGCCGCCGTGAAAAACGACGACGAGCAAAAACGGATGACCATCATCGCGACGAAGGGGTCGCTGGACATGGCCTACCCGCCGTTGATCCTCGCGAGCACGGCCGCTGCCTTCGGCTGGGACGTCGTCGTCTTCCACACCTTCTGGGGTCTCGACATCCTCCACGAGGAGAAATCCCAGAACCTCAAGCTGAGCGCCGTCGGGAACCCGAACATGCCGATGCCGAACGCGCTCGCCGCGCTCCCCGGCATGGACTCGATGGCCACGAAGATGATGCAGAAGAAGATCGACGAGAACGGCACCGCCACCATCGAGGAACTGATCGACCTCTCGCTCGACAGCGGCGTCGATCTGCAGGCCTGCCAGATGACGATCGAGCTGATGGACTACGACGAAGACGACTTCTACGACGGCGTGACGACGGGCGTCGGCGCGGCCACCGCGTTGCAGCACATGGCCGAGGCGGACATCCAGTTGCTGGTGTAA